The genomic DNA CGATCGTTCCCGGGAACCCGACGAGTATCGACGCGCCGAGCGAGCCGACGTCGATCCCGAGCTCGAGCGCGTTCGTGCTCGACACCGCGAGAAGATCGCCCGAGAAGAGCCTCCTCTCGATCTCCCTTCTCTCTTCGGGGAGGTAGCCGCCGCGATAGACCGCGATTCGCCCGGCGAGTCTCTTCGCGCGCCGCTCGAGATCCTCCCGCGCGTAGCGATAGACGAGCTCGGCGGTGATCCGCGCGCGCGCGAAGAGAATCGTCGGCACTCCCTCGCGAACGAGGCGAACGAGAAGATCCTTCCCCTCCACGTTCGAGCTTCGCCTCTCCACGCCGTTCGGATCGAGGAAGGGAGGGTTCCAGAGGACGAACCGCTTCGGCCCGCGCGGGGATCCGTCGCGATCAACGACGAGGACTTCTCCCCCGACAAGCCGGCTCGCGAGCTCGCGCGGGTTGGCGATCGTCGCCGAAGAGCAGAGGAAGACCGGATCGGATCCGTAGTGGCGCGCGATCCTTCGGAGCCGGCGGATCACGTTCCCGACGTTCGAGCCGAAGATCCCGCGGTACGCGTGGATCTCGTCGAGCACGACGAAACGGAGCTCGGAGAAGAAACGGCTCCACGCCGGGTGGTTCGGAAGGACGCCCGCGTGAAGCATGTCCGGATTCGAAAGGATGATCCGGCCGCGGTCGCGGAGCTTTCGGCGCCCGTAGCGAGACGTGTCCCCGTCGTACGTCCCGGCGGGAATCGCCTCGGCGAACGAAGGATCCGTTTCGAGAAGCCGCGTGAGGCCGCGGAGCTGATCCTGCGCGAGCGCCTTCGTGGGAAAAAGATAGAGCGCGGTTCCGGCCCCCTCGGCGAGGCTCTCGAGAACGGGAATGTTGTAGCAAAGGGTCTTCCCGCTCGCAGTTCCGGTCACGATGACGACGTTCTTTCCGGCGCGCGCCGCTTCGATCGCCTCTCCCTGATGCGCGTAAAGGCGCTCGATCCCGATCGAGGCGAGCGCTCTTCGGATCGGATCCCGAAGGGGGATTTCCGGTTCCGCGTAGACGGCCGCTCGCGCGGGGATCTCCTCGACGTGCACGATTCGCCCGGCGAAGCGGCGATCGTGGCGGATCTCCTCGAGCACTTCCGAGAGTTTAGAGGTCAAGCGTTTGAGCCTCCTCGCCGGCCTTCGGGATACCGAGAAGCTCCTGCATCCTCTTCGCGCCTCGGACCGCCTGTCCGGCGTAGCAGTTGTTGAAGAAGACGAAGGTCCGTCCGGCGGCTCGATCGAGCTCCCGGGCGCGCCCGACCCATTCCTTCAGCTCGTCGTCCGAGTAGAGCCAATCGTAACGGTCCCCCGACCCCTCGTTCCCCCACCACGCCTTTGCGTTCCTGCCGTGGAGGCGCACGTACCCGACGCCGTTCGTCGCCCGCGCGACCGGGGGCATGAGGCCGGGGAGAGAGGGCTCGTCGACCGAGCAGAAGCCGATTCTTTCATCTTCAAGAAAACGGTACGTCTCCTCCTTGTCCCATTCGGCCCGGCGGAACTCGACGAAGAGCGGGTCTTCGGACGGGAGGAGGGATCGGACGAGGGAGAGGTAGCGCCGCTCGTCCGTCCCCTCGCGAAAGCTCCAGGGGAACTGCGCGAGCCAGCCGGCGAACTTCCCCGAGGCACGGAGGGGCTCTGCGGCCCGTCGAAGATTCGCGATCGACTCTCCGGGGTCTTTCCTCTTGTGCGTGACCGCCTCGTGAAGCTTGAGGATAAACGGATACCGCTCCGGGGCGAGACGCGCCCATCGCTCGAAGAGGGAAGGCGCGGGGATCCGATAGTAGGTCGAGTTCACCTCGAGAGCGGGGAAGTGCCGGAGATACCAGGCGAGATGGTCCGATTTCTTGAGGTACGACGGATAGAAGACGCCGACCCAGTCGTCGAACCGGAATCCGGATGTCCCGACGAAAATCACAAGAGCCTCGCTTTCCGAAGCGCGCGCTCGCCGAAGCGGTCGCGGACGGCGTCGAACACGCCGAGCGCCTCTCGATACCGTCCGCGCCCGGGATCGAGCGCAAGCTCCTCTTCGCGAAAAGGAACGCGCGCGAGCCCCGCGAGGCCGACCCCGACGAGGCGCAAGGGCTTCCCCTCGCCGAAGCGTCTCGCGCCGTCCCTCGCGAGATGGAGAAGAGACTTCTCGTCGTTCATCCGCTCGGGAAGGGTCCGGCTCCTCTCGATCGTCCGGAAATCGGGAAAGCGAAGCTTGATGTGAAAAACGTTCCCCGCGAGGCGTTCGCGGCGGAGACGGCGCGCGAGCTTCTCGGAGAGGAAGAGGAGGGCGGCGTCGATCGTCTCCGGATCGTCGGTGTCTCTCGGGAACGTCCGCTCGTTGCTCATCGACTGCGGATCGGGCGCGTCCCGATAGGGGACGA from Candidatus Eisenbacteria bacterium includes the following:
- a CDS encoding DEAD/DEAH box helicase, producing MTSKLSEVLEEIRHDRRFAGRIVHVEEIPARAAVYAEPEIPLRDPIRRALASIGIERLYAHQGEAIEAARAGKNVVIVTGTASGKTLCYNIPVLESLAEGAGTALYLFPTKALAQDQLRGLTRLLETDPSFAEAIPAGTYDGDTSRYGRRKLRDRGRIILSNPDMLHAGVLPNHPAWSRFFSELRFVVLDEIHAYRGIFGSNVGNVIRRLRRIARHYGSDPVFLCSSATIANPRELASRLVGGEVLVVDRDGSPRGPKRFVLWNPPFLDPNGVERRSSNVEGKDLLVRLVREGVPTILFARARITAELVYRYAREDLERRAKRLAGRIAVYRGGYLPEERREIERRLFSGDLLAVSSTNALELGIDVGSLGASILVGFPGTI
- a CDS encoding DUF72 domain-containing protein encodes the protein MIFVGTSGFRFDDWVGVFYPSYLKKSDHLAWYLRHFPALEVNSTYYRIPAPSLFERWARLAPERYPFILKLHEAVTHKRKDPGESIANLRRAAEPLRASGKFAGWLAQFPWSFREGTDERRYLSLVRSLLPSEDPLFVEFRRAEWDKEETYRFLEDERIGFCSVDEPSLPGLMPPVARATNGVGYVRLHGRNAKAWWGNEGSGDRYDWLYSDDELKEWVGRARELDRAAGRTFVFFNNCYAGQAVRGAKRMQELLGIPKAGEEAQTLDL